The sequence below is a genomic window from Callithrix jacchus isolate 240 chromosome 16, calJac240_pri, whole genome shotgun sequence.
ttaaaggggtgagccatcatgcccagcccagagaCACTATTTTTAATTCCCCCAAAGTGAGACACTAATGGAATAACTTGCTTGCTTTGTGTCCACATCCTAAGGGCAGGGCTTTCTGTTGCATTGAGTGATGTTCTGCGCACTCTGCACCATCCCTGGCAGGCACTCACAACATAGTTGACAAAGGGACAGCTGAATGGCTCCACACAACAGCATATCTGTGGCTGGCCAAGAATCTCACAtttggtttttttctaatttgaggTAGGAATCTTGGTGGCAGGGTGAGATGGAAGAAGGGTATGAAGTGCCAGTCGCTTTGTGCTAATGGCTGAAGGGTACTGTTTGCCCTGTGATTTCCATTATGTCTGCCAAGCAAAAGTGATCTGTGTGAAAGGGGTGGCTACCAATAGTTCCCTCCACACAGGCAGGGGCCAGTGGGGCTGGGGAGTGTGGTCACTGCACGTGCCCCGTTTCTGGAGTCCAGCATCCCATAGTTTGGCTGCTTCAACCTGGTCACCTTCTGGTCACATTGGACACTGCCTATAAGACTCTCATCAGGAGTAGCATTAACTAAGGAAAGTAACTGTGAACTACATTTATACCCAAGATAACTTACGAAATATTGTATTGGGAGAGATATAATGGACAGCTTTATTTTAAGCTGTGATTAAAGTAGGATACTAACTGACGGTCATAACAACTATAATTTGTGCCAAAGACTTAAAAGAATGCATCTTGATTTAACCTAACTTTATATTACCTGATTCTCGGTAGTGATTATTGAAAGACTTGCCTTTCTCCACTTTTAATATGTCTGCTGCTTTAGTTCTTTCAGAGGACAGTACTCTGACCTGCATGCAGCATTACGAGGAAGTCCAGACGTCAGCTTCAGATCTGCTAGATTCCCAGGACAGCACAGGGAAGCCAAAATGTCATCAGAGTCGGGAGCTGCCCAGGATCCCTCCGGAGAGTGCAGTGGATAGCATGCTCACAGCGAGAAGTGTGGACGGGGACCAGGGGCTGGGGACAGAAGGGCCCTATGAAGTGCTCAAGGACAGCTCATCCCAAGAAAACATGGTGGAGGACTGCTTGTATGAAACTGTGAAAGAGATCAAggaggtggctgcagctgcacaCCTGGAGAAAGGCCACAGTGGCAAGGCCAAGTCTACTTCTGCCTCAAAAGAGCTCCCAGTGCCCCAGACTGAAGGGAAAGCTGAGTTTGCTGAATATGCCTCGGTggacagaaacaaaaaatgtcGCCAAAGTGTTAACGCAGAGAGTATTCTTGGAAATTCATGTGATCCCGAAGAGGAGGCCCCACCACCTGTGCCGGTGAAGCTTCTGGACGAGAATGAAAACCttcaggagaaggaagagggagaggcagAAAAGAGTGCCACAGACAGGACCAGTGAAACTAACAAGGTGAGtgctggtgtttttgttttgcctttgtgGGCTCCAGTCCTGGTTAGGAATCTAGCTGGTTCTGGGTTGTTCTGGGAAATATCTGCAAACACTTTCCAGTTTGTTGAATGATGAGAGCTGTTTTCATGGAAGCTGTGTTTGGCTTTTTCCCCTTCCAagtaataaaataccaaaaacttgCATTTATCACATATTTCTCTCTCAACAccttatttgaatattttcacGTTTTTTCCATCATGTCTAATTAGGGCCAAGTCTCATTTGCTAAATAGAGAGACTGACTCATTGCCCACAGATCTCACGTATTCTGCTTGTTGACTACCTCTGCAGCATGGTGACCTTTACCCTTCCAGGATCCCCAAAATCAGCATGCATAGCAACAGGTACCACGAGAACCAACTCGCAGGCACCCATGGTTATGTCTGATTGTATAAACTTTCATATAAATCAATAGAAGATCTTATTTTATGACCATTTCTAAACTATAGTCTGTACTTCCTAAAGTTAGATATTCAGCAAATCTCTAAAATGCATTAGCAATCCACAGCCTTCTGTGCACATCTGATAGCTTGATATCTGCACCACAGCGAAGTTCACATCCCTAGTTGTCAAAATCTCTTTGGGATTTGACTAGCCCCATCTACTTCAGGGAACTAATATCTAATTTCTAttttccacacacaaaaaaaagagcaAGGTTTTCTCCTCTATTTAGATTTTAGTAGATGCAAGTAGCAGGTTAGCCAGTCACTAGTAGCCTTAAAAACCTTCCATAGTTCATGGACAGAGGTGAATACTCTGTTTGTATAGTTAGACCAAGAAAGTCATTCTTTTTGCAGTTCTCTGAATGGATTTCAACTGTTTGTAATATCCATGAAATCAGCTGTTGAGAGCACCACTAAAAGAGTTTATGAACATGttcataaaatgcaaaaatgcagTCCAATTTTTTGCCCTTCATATAACCAAAGACAATAAACCTGATGTGAAGTTCACACTGCCTAAACCAGATAAAGCTTTTTACTTACAAGCATATAAGAAGGTGAGTTGTCTAACCATTGCTCATAAACAATTTTCCCAGATTTCACATTAGAAACTGGAAATACTCATCTAGAAACAAAATTCTCTTTCCACAATATAGTAAAAAATGAGTAATCCATCATCTTTATATAAACAACCCCAATTTTAAATGAGTTGAGAGTTTGAAGTatttaatattcattcatttatttaacaaaagatCTTAATGAATACCTGCTGTGTGCCACACAGTCTTCTAGGTGCTGGAAACAAATCAGGTACATGAACAAAATCCCTGCTCTGTGGAACTTATAATGGGAAGAGACAGAcattaaatttaaagtttataagagaaaaaattagaACTGAATAAGGAGGACTGAGAAAACAGGTAGGGAGTACAGTTTTGGATAGAGTGGACAGGGTCTGCCCAGCTATGAAGGTGACGGTGACGTCTGAGTTAAGGAGGTGAGGAAGTGAGGTTTGTGCTTTTGTGGAAACAGCACATGAAGCAGAGGGGATGACCAGTGTGAGGCCCCTGAGGCTAGAGTTTGCCTGGCTTTTtaagggaaaaagaagaggacTGGTATGGCTAGAGAGGGAAGAGCAAGGACAACAGTGAAGAGAAAGGGAACCAGGGCTCGATCCTGGGTGGCCTTGGCTTATAGTCTGAATAGTAATAATGTCACTAGAGTCCCAAGCAGCAGGATGGCACAACCGGCCTATGTTTTCAAAGAATCCCTCTGGCTCCAGTTTTGAAATAGACTATAAAGGGTGGAAGTGTGGAGACCAACTGGGTGGTGATGCTAATAAACCAGCTCAGAAATGGTGGTGGCCTGGATCAGGGCAGAGGCAGCAGAGGTGATGGGAAAAGCTAAGCCAGAGCCAATAGATTTGCCAATGGATCCTATGTGTGGTGAAATGAAGAAGAGGCAGTGACGAGTACAAGGCTGGGTCCAACATACAGGAAAGATGGAATCGCCATTAACTGAAATGAAGAGGATACAGGCAGAGCAGGTTTTGTGCGGAGATCCAGCATTCAGTGTTACATATGTTTAGCTTGAGATACCGATTGGACTTCCAAATAGAGCTTATCAGATGGTAGCTGGATTGATACGCCAAGTTAAGAGGAAAGGCCAGGGCTGGATTTGCTGATGTGGGAGTCATCCACAGAATGTGGCTTTAAAAGCCAGGAGATTGGATGAGGTCACAGGAAAGGCGAATATAAAGAGAGGCTGGAAGAGTTCCAACAGTAGAGATCTGGAAAAGGAACCAGCAGACGAGACCAAGGCaggaaacaaaaacaggaaagttGTAGAGTCCTGGAAGCCAGTGAAGAACGTGTCCAGGGAGGAAGGAGTGGCAGGCCGCTCTGCTGAGTGGGGCGGGTAGGGCAGGGAAGATGAGTCCCGTTGGTCCCTTGAGAAGAGCAGTCTCTGGGGAGTGGTAGAGGCAGAAACGTGACCTAAATGGATTAGAAAgagaataagaagagaaaaattgtttggctgactttttaaaagattttgctATAAAGAAGTGAGACAGGCTggttgcagtgactcatgcctgtaatcttaacactttgagaggctgaggtgggtggatcacttgaaaccaggaatttaagaccaggctgggcaatgcaGCAGAaccccacctctataaaaaatacaaaaattagctgggcatggtggtgtgtgcctgtagtcccagctacttgggaggctgaggtggaagaatggcttgaacctgggacatcatgactgcagtgagccaaggtcacggcactgcatcccagcctggatgacagaatgaggccctgtctcaaaaaaaaaaaaaaaaaaaaagtgagataatGAGTAGGTAGAACTTCAGAATAGGActgggtttgttttatttttagaatgagAGAAACAACAGCATGTTTGCATGTGGTCTGGAATGGTCCCACACTGGGAGAATTGTTGGCACAATTTAACAAAGACAAAATAGATGAATGAAGAAGCTGAGGGTAGGGATAGGAGTTCATAGAAATTTCTTATGATTCCTTCAGTTTTCTTAGCCAACTAGGAAGCAAGGTCATCTGCTCAGAGTGAAGATGGGTGAGAAGGTGTTGGAAGTTTGGGGCAAAGAGGGGAAGATGCAAAGTAGACTTTGAGTTGAGCAGAGACCGGGTGTATTGGGGAAGCATCGATGATACGAAACTGCTGTAAGGGCTCACTAGAGGGTTAAGTTCACATATCATTGGCAGTTGACTATGGAGCTTAAGCTTAGTAAAGCAGTGAAGGACACCATGGAGAAGAGCAGGCGTTGAAAACATGAATGGGTCCCGGTGGTATTGAAGGAGCATTGGAACTGGGTTATAGGAGTGAGCTTTGACAATGAGCGCTGCTCTGAAAGGGTTGCAGGGAGTTGGGCTGGTGGAGAGGCTGTGGTTTAGAAAGGCCTGGTGTGCAGCCATGAGGGTGCCGAGGCCGGGGGTGGGCATGGACAGGGAACACAGATAGAGCACAAGATCCGTGGGGCCAGGGCAAGTCAAGGAACTAAAGGGTGGGAGTTAGAAGGATACACATTTGTTGAGGTCACCAAAAATTAAGACAAGGGATGTGTTAGAGAATCAGTAAATCAAGAGCCAAAATCATTGAGAAATCAGATAGGGGGCAAGACACAAAATGGGAGTGCATTTCACCATTAGCTTTGACATTTCCAGATGACTTAAGGATCTTTCTGATGACTGCTAACTGTAGAAGTATAAAATTCAGCCATTTAATGAAcaccatgtttttaaatattagtcCTCCATGAATGACCAATCTTTCAGTGACAATTAGGAATTGAAACAACAGTATAGATAATTATTTTGGCTTATTTGTACCCACAGATCCAAATACAAAATGAGAGGACATTTCTCTAAGGATGATGCTAGTAGATATCACTGAACATTGCACATGTAGTAATAGATTGCTTAAGTGTTTGTTTCTCAGGGCTTCCCATAACTTCTTTGTGGTTCCCTAAAAATcatttgaagacatttttagaCAGATAAGAGAAAACATGTGCAAAAGAAAGGTCAGATGTTAACGTCAAACTGCTTTCCTCGGCTTGTGTTCGTTCCCACAGAGATTTAGCTCATTGTCATACAAGTCTCGGGAGGAAGACCCCACTCTCACAGAAGAAGAGGTAAGTTtcgtttctttttaaaaagagaaaactcctGTAGTAAGGAATAGAGCTTCTCCTCTTGAATAAATGCACTGTAATGTTACCCTTTGAAAGAGCTGAAATATTCTCTACACCTACGTTTGGAGATCAAGACTTGGGTTGTTGGTTTTATAATGGCTCGGAGAGACTGATGGGCAGGTTGTAAGACCAGAAGGATGCTTAGGAAAAGAAACTGAGCAGGAAagcagggtcagggtcaggaAAAATagagagggcaggggaggagagcAAGAAGAGAGAAACTCCACATGGGAGCAGTCAGCCGTCAGGCAGAACATATCAGAAGGAAATGAATTGTGGGTTGGAAAATTTGGGAAATTAGAATAGGTGGGTGTAGGGAATTTGCTCCTGCCTAGGAGACAGAAAGAGGAGTCTCTGTGTGGAAATCTGGATGCTGAGAGCAGAAAACTTCAGTAAGTACCATTCCACCCTGAAGGTAGGGTCAGGCATAGCAGCCAACAAGAGCAGATCACATATTCCCAAGCATCAGGGAGCAAAATCCACAGGTTAGATTTTCGGTGAAGAGTTCAAGTTGTTAAAGCCagtaaatgtatatgtatgtgtatatgttaaACAGTTCAGTCTGAAACTGAGATCTGAGCTTTATGTACTATTATCCCAATTTAACAGAATGTTGTGGAAATGATTgattataaaaagaagagaaatgggaaaaagGAAGAGGGTAACATGAGAATATAGCAACAATTTACAGACTGAGGAAAGAAGATGAAAGttctaaagagaaaaattgaGAAGCTAAATAGTAAGGGGACTGAAAGAGAAACctgtatacaaaataaaaatagtagtcatagaaaacaaataatcaaaagGAATATTAGAAGACTCAAGAAGCTTTTATAAAAGTCGAAATGTACAGTGAGACCCTCTACACACTAGGTTCATTCCCAGAGTCAATATTATTTTGCAAGTTAATAAATGAGGACAAAGGCCAAGAAGACCAAGTGCTCTTACAAAGAGTGAGGGGCCTTAATGGCAGGGACCATGGGGAAGAAAGCTGATGGAGCGGCAAACGGCGGTGAGGGGCGGGCTCATTGTTGTGATCTAGGTCAAGGCACGTTTGTCGTCCTTGATGTTACCTTTGAAAGTGAGGAATAAACTGGCATGCCGTCTCCCCTCACCACTGTCATCCACTGTTTACCCTTTTATAATCTGTCCATATATAATTTTTGGCTTGGACCACCATTTAGAGAATAAATTCCGTGTTTGCACTTCATTATAAACAgcagtgaattttttttattctccttaaattcaaagaaatttcTTTGAATTATAATTCTTCTATTTTGAGAgcagttttttaattaaaatctctAAGGTgagaatattaataatttaatattcattAGGATAGTCAGATCCACATGGCAAGAGTTTTCCAAAGACTGTTTTTCTGAACTGTTACCCTTGGATCACGAAGGCCTAACCAAAGTGAGCCAGCCACCAGCCTGTATTGAAAAGTTCTCATGCAAATGACCAGTTAGCATGTGGCGAGCCTGTCTTAAGAAGCTTTTGAGGCCAGCTGGAACTTCACCCACAGTATGTGAGAAAAGTGAAAGCAGGAAAATGTCCCTTGGCACTTGGGAAGCCAAGCATCTGTCAGGAAGCATGTTCATGTATTTCCTGGGTATTTGAATGAATCAAATCACtgtgttaaaaataaacacaggtaTAATGAAGGgtatttttacttatttccaACCAtgattttttacaataaaataatactcCCCAAAAGTTTCCTAATCAATACATTTAACCTTCACCATCTCTGTTGATATCAGAGGTGATACAGGATTTATTAGTGAGACTGGGAGGGTGTGCTTGGAAAACCACTGGCTCTTACCATAGGAAATAGTATCCTGTAAGTTGTCATTTCTGACTTGGCTGGTTGCAAGCAAGAATGAGTTTTCCCACCAAAGAAAACTAGATCTGGACTGTCAGTGTCTGTTTACCCACTAATATGCAACTAAATCAGAAAataatggccaggcgtggtggctcacgcctgtaatcccagcactttggaggccaggatgggcagatcacctgaggtcaggagttcaagaccagcctggccaacatggtgaaactccatcactactaaaaatacaaaaattagccaggtgtggtggcaggtgcctgtagtaccagcttctcgggaggctgaggcaagagaatcgcttgaacctgtgaggcagaggttgcagtgagcctagatccaccattgtactccagcctatgagaaaagagtgagacttcatctcaaaataataataacaataataataataggaataCCCTTTCAAATATATGTGTGCCACCAATGAGCATCCAGCCACTGCTCTTGGAGACTATGTGATGCAGGAAGCGTAGAGTAGTCTAATTCAATGGCGCTCACACTTTACTGGCCCTCAGAATCAGCACCAGTTGCTGGGACCCCACTCCAAGGTTCTGATTTGGGGACTCTGGGATGAGGCCTGAGAATTTCCCTTTCTGACAGATTCCCAGATCCTGCTGCTGGTGGTTTACTGCctacactttgagaatcactggtctACTATGTGTTTTCCGTCCTCGTTTGTAAAGCAGTGGGGCCCTTTTTTAGGCAAAATATCATTCTGATGtagaagtgaaataaaacaatgcTGTGGTCAGGTCCCCTGGGGCTTGAGGAGCTTCCCACTCCGCCTCTCCTCAAATTCCTCTGCAGACCCAAGAGAACTGAGTTTTCATGAAATCAAGGGAATATGACTGATCTAGTTAACACAGTTGAagataatatgtataattattctCTAGTAATGTGCTCCATAATTAGTACGGATAAGAAAGAACAAATCTTTAAGGAGCACACACACGCAGAAGCCCGGGAATGCTCAGTATGTAGCTTGTCACTAACAAGAGGGAGAGGGAGTCACAGCTGGAAGTTTGTTCAACCCTCCCTTTGTTTCCTAGATCTCAGCCATGTACTCATCGGTGAATAAACCTGGACAGTTAGTGAATAAATTGGGACAGTCGCTTACAGTACCAGAGTCCACCTACACCTCCATTCAAGGGGCTCCTCAGAGGTCACCCTCCTCCTGTAATGATCTCTATGCTACTGTTAAGGACTTCGAAAAAACTTCAAACAGCACACTTCCACTAGCAGGGAGGCCTGGCGAGGAGCCAGAGCCTGATTATGAAGCGATACAGACTCTcaacagagaggaagaaaaggccaCCCTGGGGACCAATGGCCACCATGGTCTCGTCCCAAAGGAGAACGACTATGAGAGCATTAGTGACTTGCAGCAAGGCAGAGATGTCACCAGACTCTAGCAACCCAGAAGATAGCCCTGGGTAGCCTGTGACGATCAGCATCTGGGGACGTTTCTTCCATGGAAGAGAAGAAGTGACACAGACCTATACTTCACATGCTGCTTTAGTCACCTGAAGCTGGTTGGAGAGGCCCTGACTGTTCtcccagttgttcagtttctgagACAGAGAGATACAGACCAGGTGCACCTGAGAGTGTGCCCCTGCCTGCCAGACAGACAGGCACACCCAAACGTATCTCCCTCCTGCACCCTCACTCATGAGCTGTCAGTGGTCTCATCCTATTAGTGAGGAAAGCCAGGCTGTATGGAAAAACTGCACCCACCGAGGACCACAATGCCCCCCGCCTAACGTACTGCCATTTGGAAGAGCCaggtttttcttcctctctttccttttctctgtctgctattgattttaaaatgtaaagcttTTCCCCCTCAAAAT
It includes:
- the PAG1 gene encoding phosphoprotein associated with glycosphingolipid-enriched microdomains 1, producing the protein MGPAGSLLGSGQIHIALWGSLAAVAIFFLITFLIFLCSSCDREKKPRQPSGDHENLMNVPSDKEMFSRSVTSLATDAPVSSEQNGALTNGDILSEDSTLTCMQHYEEVQTSASDLLDSQDSTGKPKCHQSRELPRIPPESAVDSMLTARSVDGDQGLGTEGPYEVLKDSSSQENMVEDCLYETVKEIKEVAAAAHLEKGHSGKAKSTSASKELPVPQTEGKAEFAEYASVDRNKKCRQSVNAESILGNSCDPEEEAPPPVPVKLLDENENLQEKEEGEAEKSATDRTSETNKRFSSLSYKSREEDPTLTEEEISAMYSSVNKPGQLVNKLGQSLTVPESTYTSIQGAPQRSPSSCNDLYATVKDFEKTSNSTLPLAGRPGEEPEPDYEAIQTLNREEEKATLGTNGHHGLVPKENDYESISDLQQGRDVTRL